From the genome of Geothrix sp. 21YS21S-4, one region includes:
- a CDS encoding sigma-54-dependent Fis family transcriptional regulator: MRADDLDYKELLHMEADGSAIRFAGQRAILLDAVAMGLLRKYLVENFGFTAARTVLTQFGFAHGWRMAEAMKTEFKWDSDEEWRKAGTRIHTLEGLFEVGLESQDPLSKEGLTFLASYEAEQHLLHFGRADAPMCWTICGLISGYLSRTVGKEIFVLEDRCQGKGDAACHLFGRTRDEWGNEKADELRYYEKARLAECLDVSLHRVTETLKAAEQKIRTHQKALVQVACLEEPSFLGIVAKSPPMRQLVDLACRVAKVDSTVLITGESGAGKERIARLVHQESTRAAGPFIAVNCGAITETLLESELFGHARGAFTGATHDRPGLFESANGGTLLLDEVGEVSPGMQVKLLRAIQEREVRRVGENRNRKVDVRIIAATNRNLALILADGAFRQDLYYRLKVVELNVPPLRERREDILPLARVLLAESAVWMKRKIQGLAPGATDRLLHYAWPGNVRELQNAMERAVALAQGVRVELEDLPEEIREISYPLPRVPTGTVRPLEHVEKEYILAALALNGGNQTRTAEQLQIGSATLYRKLKSYGLIGGGGR, encoded by the coding sequence ATGCGTGCCGACGACCTGGATTACAAAGAGCTGCTGCACATGGAAGCGGATGGGAGCGCCATCCGTTTTGCCGGGCAGCGCGCGATTCTTCTCGACGCAGTGGCGATGGGACTCCTGCGCAAGTACCTCGTCGAGAATTTCGGATTCACGGCCGCTCGCACCGTACTGACGCAATTCGGCTTCGCGCACGGGTGGCGCATGGCCGAAGCCATGAAAACGGAATTCAAGTGGGACAGTGATGAAGAGTGGCGAAAGGCGGGAACGCGCATCCACACGCTGGAAGGTCTCTTCGAGGTGGGATTGGAAAGCCAGGATCCTCTCTCGAAAGAGGGCCTGACGTTCCTGGCTTCCTACGAGGCGGAGCAGCATCTCCTGCACTTCGGACGGGCCGACGCCCCCATGTGCTGGACCATCTGCGGCCTCATCAGCGGCTACCTCAGCCGCACGGTGGGGAAGGAGATCTTCGTCCTCGAGGACCGGTGCCAGGGCAAGGGGGACGCGGCCTGCCACCTGTTCGGCCGCACGCGGGACGAGTGGGGGAATGAGAAAGCAGACGAACTCCGCTATTACGAGAAGGCGCGCCTCGCCGAATGCCTGGACGTGTCCCTTCACCGCGTCACGGAGACCCTGAAGGCGGCGGAGCAGAAGATCAGGACCCACCAGAAGGCGCTGGTGCAGGTGGCTTGCCTGGAGGAACCGTCCTTCCTCGGAATCGTCGCCAAAAGCCCCCCCATGCGCCAGCTCGTGGACCTCGCGTGCCGGGTGGCGAAGGTCGATTCCACCGTCCTGATCACTGGGGAGAGCGGCGCGGGCAAGGAGCGGATCGCCCGCCTCGTGCACCAGGAGTCCACGCGGGCCGCGGGCCCCTTCATCGCGGTCAACTGCGGAGCCATCACCGAGACCCTGCTGGAGAGCGAACTCTTCGGCCATGCCCGCGGAGCCTTCACGGGCGCCACGCACGACCGGCCCGGGCTGTTCGAGTCGGCCAACGGCGGCACCCTTCTGCTGGACGAGGTCGGCGAGGTGTCCCCCGGGATGCAGGTCAAGCTGCTGCGGGCCATCCAGGAACGCGAGGTCCGGCGCGTGGGCGAGAACAGGAACCGGAAGGTGGACGTGCGCATCATCGCCGCGACCAACCGCAACCTGGCTCTGATCCTCGCGGACGGCGCCTTCCGCCAGGATCTCTACTACCGCCTCAAGGTCGTGGAATTGAACGTGCCGCCCCTGCGCGAGCGCCGGGAGGACATCCTGCCCCTCGCCCGTGTGCTCCTCGCGGAATCCGCCGTGTGGATGAAGCGGAAGATCCAGGGGCTCGCGCCCGGCGCCACCGATCGGCTTCTCCACTACGCGTGGCCGGGGAACGTCCGCGAACTCCAGAACGCCATGGAGCGGGCCGTCGCATTGGCCCAGGGCGTCCGCGTGGAGCTCGAGGATCTCCCCGAGGAGATCCGGGAGATCTCCTACCCCCTTCCCCGCGTTCCCACCGGAACGGTGAGGCCCCTGGAGCACGTCGAGAAGGAATACATCCTGGCCGCGCTGGCCCTCAATGGCGGGAACCAGACGCGGACGGCGGAGCAGCTCCAGATCGGATCGGCGACGCTCTATCGGAAGCTCAAGAGCTACGGGCTGATCGGGGGCGGAGGCCGCTGA